The following coding sequences are from one Litorilinea aerophila window:
- a CDS encoding ABC transporter substrate-binding protein, which produces MTGKRADSNLWAGRLSRRQFLAWVGTTAGALTLAACTAPASQQPAEGSAPTTEKRQLIFWGHDQHPIDLAAEGFVEVYPDIEWVSPHPADRVEKIKAAMAADSGCPDLFWAEATDAQDWGCNDLLVDLTSELEGHFDEYHPLKLNETFIAKTGRYVGWPGDISVSGWYYRQDKLEEAGFGDIDVNALTWTDFVEMASALREQGMYSFVFPADGWSALFMYALHQLGGTAVSKDGQTITVGDEKGIRAMQIVKQLWDSGGGLDVAWWSPPYWAALKDGELIGDFAAAWARGFWEAQLAAESGESETAGQWRIAKFPGGEGIKYRTGVWGGAQLVSPKCGEHTEEAILFMKYALGSVDGASRCGQWGIIPAYRPYLESEEFLSMRSPIFGDWAFNEFWASQEKELSTEFYRPAGWGAVNTVVQREMVPILTGEYSIEEGMARIVELATPDFERTRCV; this is translated from the coding sequence ATGACTGGCAAACGCGCGGACAGCAATCTCTGGGCTGGGCGACTCAGTAGGCGACAGTTTCTTGCCTGGGTCGGCACAACGGCTGGAGCACTTACTCTTGCAGCCTGTACTGCTCCGGCCAGTCAGCAGCCGGCCGAAGGGAGCGCACCGACGACCGAGAAACGGCAGCTTATCTTCTGGGGGCATGACCAGCACCCCATTGATCTAGCAGCCGAAGGTTTCGTGGAAGTTTACCCTGATATTGAATGGGTTTCTCCCCATCCGGCCGACCGTGTAGAAAAGATCAAGGCTGCCATGGCTGCCGATAGTGGCTGTCCTGACCTCTTCTGGGCGGAAGCCACCGATGCCCAGGATTGGGGCTGCAACGATCTGCTGGTAGATTTGACCTCGGAGCTGGAAGGCCATTTTGATGAGTACCATCCCCTTAAACTGAATGAAACCTTCATTGCCAAGACCGGCCGTTATGTGGGCTGGCCTGGTGATATCAGTGTAAGCGGCTGGTATTACCGGCAGGATAAGTTGGAGGAGGCTGGTTTCGGTGATATTGATGTCAACGCCTTGACCTGGACAGATTTTGTCGAGATGGCCAGCGCCTTGCGGGAACAAGGGATGTACTCTTTCGTGTTCCCGGCTGATGGCTGGAGTGCGTTGTTTATGTATGCATTGCATCAGCTCGGCGGTACGGCTGTGAGCAAGGATGGCCAGACTATCACAGTGGGCGATGAGAAGGGCATCCGGGCCATGCAGATCGTTAAACAGTTATGGGATTCGGGAGGCGGTCTGGATGTGGCTTGGTGGAGCCCGCCTTATTGGGCTGCTCTTAAAGATGGTGAGCTGATCGGCGACTTTGCAGCTGCTTGGGCCCGGGGTTTTTGGGAAGCTCAGTTGGCGGCCGAGTCTGGTGAGTCAGAAACTGCTGGTCAGTGGCGTATTGCAAAGTTCCCCGGGGGAGAGGGTATCAAATACCGGACAGGTGTATGGGGCGGCGCCCAGCTAGTGTCGCCTAAATGTGGAGAGCACACGGAAGAAGCTATTCTGTTTATGAAGTATGCTTTAGGGAGCGTGGATGGTGCATCCCGTTGTGGCCAGTGGGGCATCATTCCGGCCTACCGTCCCTATCTGGAATCTGAAGAGTTTTTGAGCATGCGTTCCCCCATTTTCGGTGATTGGGCGTTCAACGAATTTTGGGCCAGCCAGGAAAAAGAGCTCTCCACCGAATTTTACCGTCCCGCCGGATGGGGTGCAGTCAACACTGTAGTTCAGCGAGAAATGGTTCCTATCCTGACTGGAGAATATTCAATTGAAGAAGGCATGGCTCGCATTGTCGAGTTAGCAACGCCGGACTTTGAACGGACGCGATGTGTGTAA